One stretch of Arthrobacter polaris DNA includes these proteins:
- a CDS encoding efflux RND transporter permease subunit, translating to MFKLAKMSLGNRALIALITVFAMVFGVITLGSLKQELIPSIEFPQITVVSAMPGASPAVVDKQVSEPLEAALNAVEGLESSTSTSRSGVSTINLAFTYGTNLDRARNEIDRAISNVSQRLPAGVVPQPIAGSIADFPIVFLAVSSDQDLAALNTDLARIAVPKLLKIEGVRSADVSGANSQHIEILPDPAKMAAAGVNSGSIAKALSNNGTLVPIGSLNPDGMTLSIQAGSPVDSLDAVKALPLASSPCQVAPPVXPSGAEESAAAPTIASVATVSLADDPTTSITRTNGKATLALSITKKPDADTVTLSGQVADVLPGIAASMGNNTKFTTVLDQAPFIVKSIHDLTVEGLLGLGFAVVVILIFLMSVRSTLVTAISXPLSLLVTFIGLWATGYSLNILTLGALTIAIGRVVDDSIVVIENIKRHLGYGEDKQTAILAAIKEVAAAITASTLTTVAVFLPIAFVGSLAGELFRPFALTVTFALLASLLVSLTIVPVLAYWFLKSPTLADDAGTALSGKALLSAVEEKERASWLQRGYLPILSKTQKHPVVTLLAGGIILAATLAMTPLLPTNLLGDTGQNSVTVQQDLPAGTSLSVTDEASAKVEKVLRGIEGVTDVQVTVGNGSGGFSALLSSGASSAQFQVITDPDADQVKLQDTILTAVDGVKDAGTITLGSQGGGFGMSNTVDITVKAATGEELQQASDTLVKAMAGISGAQSVESNLSGAQPVVQVNVDRAKAVAAGLNEQQITGLLAATVSPIPGGTVRIDTTDYKVQIGLGTQFDSIAALAAAQIPTASGPVPLSAVATVEEVQVPLSITSSNGQRTATVSVAPDSNSLGSLTAEVQKRLDATTLPPGVIATIGGAATQQAESFQQLGLAMLAAIAIVYVIMVAAFKSLIQPLILLVSIPFAATGAIALLLITRYPLGLPSLIGMLMLVGIVVTNAIVLIDLINQYRKPSGDRPAMNVADAIEHGARQRLRPILMTALATIFALTPMALGVTGGGGFISQPLAIVVVGGLVSSTVLTLILVPVLYRLVEGRKERHDLIKALKVIHTPGHSTGHASSATPATSPHHPPHPPHPPHPPNQVPQFQDWTTGMIPKVRGRRAAD from the coding sequence ATGTTTAAATTGGCTAAAATGTCCCTGGGAAACCGGGCACTGATTGCTCTGATCACCGTCTTTGCGATGGTGTTCGGTGTGATCACGCTCGGTTCCCTCAAGCAGGAACTCATTCCCAGTATTGAGTTCCCGCAAATCACCGTTGTCTCGGCCATGCCGGGCGCGTCCCCAGCGGTGGTGGACAAACAGGTCAGCGAACCTCTTGAAGCAGCACTGAACGCGGTGGAGGGGCTTGAATCAAGTACCTCCACCTCACGCAGTGGCGTTTCAACTATCAACCTTGCCTTTACCTATGGCACCAATTTGGACCGTGCACGGAACGAAATTGACCGTGCCATCTCTAATGTCAGCCAGCGTCTGCCGGCCGGGGTGGTGCCGCAACCCATTGCCGGCAGCATTGCCGATTTCCCCATCGTGTTTCTGGCTGTCTCCTCGGATCAGGACCTGGCGGCGCTGAATACTGATCTGGCCCGCATTGCCGTCCCCAAGCTTTTGAAGATCGAAGGCGTCCGCAGCGCCGATGTGAGCGGGGCTAACTCCCAACACATCGAAATCCTGCCTGATCCGGCCAAAATGGCTGCTGCCGGTGTGAACTCCGGTTCCATCGCCAAAGCCCTGAGCAACAACGGCACCCTGGTTCCGATCGGTTCGTTGAATCCCGACGGCATGACCTTGTCCATCCAGGCCGGCAGCCCGGTGGATTCATTAGATGCCGTCAAAGCACTGCCACTAGCCAGTTCCCCATGCCAGGTGGCTCCTCCGGTCTTNCCCTCCGGAGCCGAAGAGTCAGCCGCTGCCCCCACCATCGCCTCCGTGGCAACAGTCTCCCTTGCCGATGACCCCACTACCTCCATCACCCGCACCAACGGCAAAGCAACCCTGGCACTTTCGATCACCAAGAAGCCTGACGCGGACACTGTCACGCTCTCCGGACAGGTCGCTGATGTGCTGCCGGGCATCGCGGCGTCCATGGGCAACAACACTAAGTTCACAACAGTTCTGGACCAGGCACCTTTCATTGTGAAGTCCATCCACGATCTCACGGTGGAGGGTCTGCTGGGGCTGGGCTTCGCCGTGGTGGTCATCTTGATCTTCCTCATGTCGGTGCGCTCCACCCTTGTCACCGCCATCTCCATNCCCCTGTCCCTGCTTGTCACGTTCATTGGGCTGTGGGCAACCGGCTATTCGCTGAATATTCTGACCCTCGGCGCACTGACCATTGCCATTGGCCGGGTGGTGGATGATTCCATTGTGGTGATCGAAAACATCAAACGGCATTTGGGCTACGGCGAGGACAAGCAGACTGCCATTTTGGCTGCCATCAAGGAGGTGGCGGCCGCCATCACCGCATCGACCCTGACCACTGTGGCCGTCTTCTTGCCCATCGCCTTTGTAGGCAGCCTGGCCGGTGAATTGTTCCGCCCGTTCGCCCTCACTGTCACGTTCGCGCTGTTGGCCTCCTTGCTGGTCTCCTTGACCATTGTTCCGGTGCTGGCTTACTGGTTCCTAAAGTCNCCCACTCTCGCGGACGACGCCGGAACTGCCTTGAGTGGGAAGGCCCTCCTCAGCGCTGTGGAAGAGAAGGAACGTGCCTCCTGGCTCCAGCGCGGCTACCTTCCGATCCTTTCCAAAACACAAAAGCACCCTGTGGTCACCCTCCTGGCTGGCGGTATCATCTTGGCGGCTACCTTGGCCATGACTCCCCTGCTTCCCACCAACTTGCTGGGCGACACAGGCCAGAACAGTGTGACGGTCCAGCAGGACTTACCAGCTGGGACTAGCCTTTCCGTCACGGATGAGGCTTCCGCCAAGGTTGAGAAGGTGCTGCGCGGCATAGAGGGCGTCACGGATGTCCAAGTCACCGTGGGCAACGGCTCAGGCGGTTTCTCGGCCCTTCTTTCCTCGGGAGCCTCCAGCGCCCAGTTCCAAGTCATCACCGATCCCGACGCCGATCAAGTGAAGCTACAGGACACCATCCTCACTGCTGTTGACGGTGTCAAGGACGCCGGTACCATCACCCTTGGATCTCAAGGTGGCGGTTTCGGCATGTCCAACACGGTGGACATCACCGTCAAGGCGGCCACCGGCGAGGAGCTCCAACAGGCCAGCGACACACTCGTTAAGGCCATGGCCGGTATCTCCGGTGCACAGTCGGTTGAGAGTAACCTCAGCGGGGCACAACCGGTAGTTCAGGTGAACGTGGACAGGGCCAAGGCCGTTGCCGCCGGCCTGAATGAACAGCAGATCACCGGTTTGCTGGCGGCCACCGTCAGTCCCATCCCCGGTGGCACTGTGCGCATCGACACCACTGACTACAAGGTCCAGATTGGCCTTGGCACCCAATTCGATTCAATTGCTGCCCTAGCTGCGGCCCAGATTCCTACAGCCTCCGGACCAGTTCCGCTCTCCGCTGTGGCTACCGTGGAGGAAGTCCAGGTGCCGTTATCCATCACCTCCTCCAACGGCCAGCGCACGGCCACCGTTTCGGTGGCGCCCGACAGTAACTCCTTGGGGTCACTGACCGCAGAAGTCCAGAAGCGTCTGGACGCCACCACCTTGCCGCCAGGGGTTATCGCCACCATCGGCGGAGCTGCAACACAGCAAGCGGAGTCATTCCAGCAGCTTGGCCTGGCCATGCTGGCAGCCATTGCCATTGTCTACGTGATCATGGTTGCCGCGTTCAAGTCGCTGATCCAACCATTGATCCTTCTAGTCTCGATTCCNTTCGCCGCCACCGGTGCCATTGCTCTGCTGCTGATCACNCGGTATCCCCTAGGATTACCGTCACTGATTGGCATGTTGATGCTGGTGGGCATTGTGGTCACCAACGCTATTGTGCTCATCGACTTGATCAACCAGTACAGGAAGCCATCCGGTGACCGNCCCGCCATGAACGTGGCCGACGCCATTGAACACGGCGCTCGACAACGCCTGCGCCCCATCCTGATGACGGCCCTTGCCACTATTTTCGCCCTGACGCCGATGGCTCTGGGAGTCACCGGTGGCGGCGGCTTCATTTCNCAGCCGCTGGCCATTGTCGTTGTGGGTGGTCTGGTCTCCTCTACGGTGCTGACCTTGATTCTGGTGCCCGTCTTGTACCGCCTAGTTGAAGGCCGCAAGGAACGCCACGATCTCATCAAGGCTCTGAAGGTCATTCACACTCCGGGCCATTCCACAGGCCACGCTTCCTCGGCCACCCCAGCAACCTCCCCGCATCACCCACCTCACCCACCTCACCCGCCTCACCCACCGAATCAAGTGCCNCAGTTTCAGGACTGGACCACCGGCATGATCCCTAAGGTCCGAGGCCGCAGGGCTGCTGACTAG
- a CDS encoding MFS transporter produces MAALQRGIAGKSIRMAPTATAIVGFLVLVELTSGILQGYYTPLLSDIARFLGIHDADVNWFEAAQLMVSALVVPILAKMGDMIGHKXVLLLSTALTAAASWGVAYAPNFWFXLIAWALQGFYVVWLPLEIALIYSRSHHRPDGAAMTRKSAGILVAGLEFGVIVGALAGGFIGGLLPGQLWLTLMIPAIAVTLCFFVILFGVPESANRTGGRLDLMGLTLLSTGLXLITAGLTFMRINGPGTWWAWAAVVLGVATFAPFTRYELGHKDPLIDIRLLRQPSMWPVQLTAFLFGVSVLGAQAPLSTFARTDPAEVGYGLGASSSLVSVLIGVYVLGLLAGALLYPVVTKWTTPRVTLMGAALLVAVGYLXFLPFHDSMTQVLLNMAIAGIGSGALVAALPSAAAAAAPLTQTGMATGLTNATKTVGGAFASCVFGIALAGAALGSLSSGAGSTAAPLEGYMLVWTICGVTALVAAIALYFVPKLAFGPTLPH; encoded by the coding sequence ATGGCTGCATTGCAACGTGGCATCGCAGGTAAAAGCATCCGCATGGCCCCAACTGCCACGGCAATCGTGGGCTTCTTGGTGCTGGTGGAACTCACCAGCGGGATTCTTCAAGGCTATTACACCCCGCTCTTGAGCGACATTGCCAGATTCCTGGGGATCCACGACGCCGACGTCAACTGGTTTGAGGCCGCACAGTTGATGGTCAGTGCTCTGGTGGTTCCCATACTCGCCAAAATGGGCGACATGATTGGCCATAAANGGGTACTGCTGCTTTCCACAGCGCTGACAGCCGCAGCCTCCTGGGGAGTAGCCTATGCCCCGAACTTCTGGTTTNTTCTGATCGCGTGGGCCCTGCAAGGCTTCTACGTTGTCTGGCTGCCACTTGAAATCGCCCTGATTTACAGCCGCTCACACCACCGCCCCGACGGTGCCGCAATGACTAGAAAATCAGCAGGAATCCTTGTGGCGGGCTTGGAATTCGGGGTGATTGTTGGTGCACTAGCGGGCGGTTTCATCGGAGGGTTACTACCGGGTCAGCTCTGGCTGACACTGATGATCCCCGCCATCGCCGTCACGCTGTGTTTCTTCGTGATTCTCTTTGGCGTCCCTGAATCCGCAAACCGCACCGGTGGCCGGCTCGATCTCATGGGACTGACTCTGCTCTCCACTGGCCTTNTGCTGATCACCGCTGGACTGACTTTCATGCGCATCAATGGCCCCGGCACCTGGTGGGCATGGGCCGCCGTTGTCCTTGGAGTTGCAACATTTGCACCCTTCACCCGCTACGAACTAGGTCACAAAGATCCGTTGATCGATATTCGGCTCCTGCGCCAACCAAGTATGTGGCCAGTACAGCTCACGGCGTTCTTGTTCGGTGTCTCGGTCCTAGGCGCGCAGGCTCCGCTGTCGACCTTCGCCCGCACTGACCCAGCCGAAGTGGGCTACGGTCTGGGCGCCAGCTCCAGCCTGGTTTCGGTCTTGATTGGCGTCTATGTGCTGGGACTTTTAGCCGGTGCTCTTCTATACCCCGTGGTGACGAAATGGACGACGCCGAGAGTCACCTTGATGGGCGCAGCTCTCCTTGTAGCTGTTGGTTATCTTNTGTTCCTGCCGTTCCACGATTCCATGACACAGGTTCTTCTGAACATGGCCATTGCCGGCATTGGCAGCGGCGCACTGGTGGCAGCGCTGCCGTCCGCGGCTGCAGCAGCTGCCCCACTGACCCAGACGGGCATGGCAACAGGACTCACCAACGCGACAAAGACTGTTGGCGGTGCGTTTGCCTCGTGTGTGTTCGGCATTGCCCTTGCCGGTGCGGCGCTCGGTTCTTTGAGCTCCGGTGCGGGGAGCACGGCAGCGCCGCTTGAGGGGTACATGCTGGTCTGGACCATTTGCGGCGTCACGGCTTTAGTGGCTGCGATTGCGCTGTACTTTGTCCCCAAGTTGGCTTTTGGGCCGACTCTCCCGCACTAA
- a CDS encoding LLM class flavin-dependent oxidoreductase: MQFGIFSVGDITMDPTTGRSPTEHERLKAITTIAKHAEDIGMDVFATGEHHNPPFYPSSPTTILAYIAAQTHKIILSTSTTLITTNDPVKIAEDFATLQHLADGRVDLVLGRGNMGAVYPWFGKNNQDSVELTVENYALLRRLWDEEVVNWEGKFRTPLHGFTATPRPLDAVAPFVWHGSIRTPQVAEIAAYYGDGFFANNIFWPKEHYQQLIGLYRERYAHYGHGTPEQAIVGLGGQFFIRKNSQDAVNEFRPYFDNAPVYGHGPSMEDFTSQTPLTVGSPQELIXKTLSFRDYFGDYQRQLFLVDHAGLPLKTVLEQLDLFGSEVLPILRKEFALNRPASVPDAPTFHARREAARHLQPQYLPAGTQLPQRQQE, translated from the coding sequence ATGCAGTTCGGAATATTCAGTGTTGGCGACATCACTATGGATCCCACAACTGGCCGCAGCCCTACCGAGCACGAGCGGTTGAAGGCCATCACCACCATCGCCAAACACGCCGAAGACATTGGCATGGACGTCTTTGCCACGGGCGAGCACCACAACCCGCCGTTCTACCCCAGCTCNCCCACAACGATCTTGGCTTACATTGCTGCACAAACCCACAAAATTATCCTCTCCACCAGCACCACGCTGATCACGACGAACGATCCTGTCAAAATCGCCGAGGATTTTGCTACCCTGCAGCATCTTGCCGATGGCCGAGTGGACCTCGTCTTGGGCCGAGGAAACATGGGAGCCGTCTACCCGTGGTTTGGTAAGAACAATCAGGACTCGGTGGAACTGACCGTAGAAAATTATGCCCTGTTGAGGCGCCTCTGGGATGAAGAAGTAGTGAATTGGGAGGGAAAGTTCCGGACGCCCCTGCATGGTTTCACTGCCACGCCCCGGCCCTTGGACGCAGTGGCCCCGTTTGTCTGGCACGGCTCCATTCGCACACCACAGGTAGCAGAAATTGCCGCCTACTATGGGGATGGCTTCTTCGCCAACAACATCTTCTGGCCCAAGGAGCATTACCAGCAGCTCATCGGTCTCTATCGTGAGCGCTATGCACACTACGGCCACGGTACCCCTGAACAGGCCATAGTGGGCTTGGGTGGGCAATTCTTTATCCGTAAGAATTCCCAGGACGCGGTCAATGAATTCCGTCCTTACTTCGATAATGCACCGGTTTATGGCCACGGCCCATCCATGGAGGACTTCACCTCACAAACACCGCTGACTGTTGGTAGCCCGCAAGAGTTGATCGANAAGACCCTTTCATTCCGCGACTACTTTGGCGATTACCAACGCCAGCTATTTCTTGTGGACCATGCCGGGCTGCCGTTGAAGACTGTCCTTGAACAACTTGATCTCTTCGGCTCCGAGGTCCTGCCAATTCTGCGCAAGGAATTTGCACTCAACCGCCCAGCGTCCGTCCCCGACGCACCAACTTTCCATGCCCGCCGCGAGGCGGCCCGGCACTTGCAGCCGCAGTACCTTCCCGCGGGAACTCAGCTGCCACAACGTCAACAGGAGTGA
- a CDS encoding MarR family winged helix-turn-helix transcriptional regulator, which yields MSAAAHRRLATESWESLLRTQVAVMRELHKEPIFKDVGTREYDILYNLSRCPSGWLRLNELNDNVLLTQPSISRMVDRLEVRGLIERKTAEDDKRGVLIRLTEDGAALQXKVGRTHVQNITALMEVALTDDEMTSLLELTGKLRAAVAQR from the coding sequence ATGTCAGCAGCTGCACACCGTCGGCTGGCCACCGAATCATGGGAATCTTTGCTGCGCACCCAAGTGGCCGTGATGCGAGAGCTTCATAAGGAGCCCATCTTTAAAGATGTGGGAACCCGCGAATATGACATCCTGTACAACCTTTCGCGCTGCCCCAGCGGCTGGCTTCGCCTGAACGAGCTCAATGACAATGTTCTACTGACCCAGCCGAGCATTTCTCGCATGGTTGACCGTCTGGAAGTGCGCGGGCTCATCGAACGCAAGACAGCCGAGGATGACAAACGTGGCGTGCTCATCAGACTGACCGAGGATGGCGCGGCGTTACAGAANAAGGTGGGCCGGACCCATGTGCAAAATATCACCGCCCTCATGGAAGTAGCGCTCACGGATGACGAGATGACTTCATTACTGGAGCTGACAGGCAAACTGAGGGCAGCGGTGGCGCAGCGCTAA
- a CDS encoding HNH endonuclease signature motif containing protein encodes MPSAGPASFSGGLFTNSGPLITPEAFGTSEELGTRSISGGLGTHCGADVWQQRVLNGVWIPAPGSGEVPEYLDPIDPDTTDPVVKDTRTYAQKLLDGLLDCVKLAARTNKLPLNGGLKTQLIITTTQGDLDRRDGTGTAFTTYTGPVPLALFEQSLCDPEITYLGVGEGQEILTVGRAQRLFTPAQRKILFARDLGCSFPHCTAPAPWTEAHHVIAWQNGGETNINNGALLCSRHHSLIHHSDWTLKLSNGTPSXTAXYMIDPTQTPRRNTYHHGLTNNPPNGK; translated from the coding sequence TTGCCATCAGCAGGACCTGCCAGTTTTAGTGGTGGCTTATTCACTAACAGCGGCCCACTGATCACTCCCGAAGCTTTCGGTACCTCCGAGGAACTAGGCACCCGGAGCATCTCGGGAGGTTTAGGTACTCACTGTGGTGCTGATGTTTGGCAACAAAGGGTGCTCAATGGTGTGTGGATCCCGGCCCCTGGCTCAGGAGAGGTCCCGGAATACCTGGACCCCATCGATCCAGACACTACCGACCCGGTAGTGAAGGACACCCGTACCTACGCTCAGAAACTCCTCGATGGGCTCCTTGACTGTGTGAAACTCGCCGCCCGCACCAATAAACTACCCCTGAACGGCGGGTTGAAAACCCAGTTGATCATCACCACTACCCAGGGAGATCTTGACCGCCGTGACGGCACCGGAACAGCCTTTACCACCTACACCGGCCCGGTACCCTTGGCCCTCTTCGAGCAATCCCTCTGCGATCCAGAAATCACCTATCTAGGGGTGGGAGAAGGACAAGAAATCCTCACGGTCGGACGCGCTCAACGGCTCTTCACCCCAGCACAACGCAAAATCCTCTTCGCCAGAGACCTAGGCTGTTCCTTCCCACACTGCACCGCCCCAGCACCCTGGACCGAAGCCCATCACGTGATTGCCTGGCAAAACGGTGGCGAGACCAACATCAACAACGGCGCACTGCTCTGCAGCCGCCACCACAGCCTGATCCACCATAGCGACTGGACCCTCAAACTCAGCAACGGCACCCCTTCTNACACAGCCNCCTACATGATCGACCCCACCCAAACACCCCGCCGCAACACCTACCACCACGGCCTCACCAACAACCCTCCCAACGGCAAGTAG
- a CDS encoding DUF222 domain-containing protein: MRWAQDLECLGRFQQAMTVQVAGELAQRVDAGRYAATGVHGVVDLLVQSLRISAGESRRRVALAEVLLPVRDVITGEIAPAPVQPVVGEAFFSGQLSVEQGFMISKFVAEAQGLAKADRISAQTCLEVQESLVEIGREEGPDFLRHAGNRIMSLLDPDGQXPTPGDLLAKQGLFXRQPRRGLIHFDGHMSIEQYENLMVAIGTATNPNKHKDLNTIDTPDLADDLHQHNDQPSQADHASQDGHAGGDDRSGRGGPGSDGVVVGQQEVLFEQLNGIIGILNTTPNQSLRSLRQSLRNLRQSLRNLCLSR; the protein is encoded by the coding sequence GTGCGGTGGGCGCAGGACTTGGAGTGTTTGGGTCGTTTCCAGCAGGCGATGACTGTTCAGGTCGCGGGTGAGCTTGCCCAGCGTGTTGATGCGGGCCGGTATGCAGCTACCGGGGTTCACGGCGTAGTGGATTTATTAGTGCAGTCATTGAGGATTAGTGCTGGGGAATCCAGGCGCAGGGTTGCTCTGGCCGAGGTCTTATTACCGGTCCGTGATGTCATAACCGGGGAGATCGCACCAGCGCCAGTGCAGCCGGTGGTGGGTGAGGCGTTCTTCAGCGGCCAGCTCTCTGTGGAGCAGGGCTTTATGATCAGTAAGTTCGTGGCAGAAGCTCAGGGTTTAGCCAAAGCTGACCGGATCAGTGCCCAGACGTGCCTGGAGGTCCAGGAGTCCTTGGTAGAGATCGGGAGGGAAGAAGGCCCTGATTTTCTGCGTCATGCAGGGAACCGGATTATGTCGCTCTTAGATCCCGATGGGCAANAACCTACGCCAGGAGATTTACTGGCGAAACAGGGATTGTTTNTTCGTCAGCCTCGACGGGGATTGATTCACTTTGACGGGCATATGAGTATCGAGCAATACGAGAACCTCATGGTCGCGATCGGTACTGCGACGAACCCCAATAAACATAAAGACCTCAACACCATCGATACACCTGACCTCGCTGACGACCTCCACCAGCACAACGACCAACCCAGCCAAGCCGACCACGCTAGCCAGGATGGGCATGCGGGTGGGGATGATCGCTCTGGACGCGGCGGTCCGGGTAGTGATGGCGTGGTGGTGGGGCAACAAGAGGTGTTGTTTGAGCAGTTGAACGGGATCATCGGGATCCTCAACACCACCCCGAACCAGAGCCTACGCAGCCTGCGCCAGAGCCTACGCAACCTGCGCCAGAGCCTACGCAACCTGTGCCTGAGCAGGTGA
- a CDS encoding M20/M25/M40 family metallo-hydrolase, translated as MPIGSAKTINRVVAAALTVGAAGTAAVMGARAYRAGVETPVGDFGAAPHLEENGTNYAQLAADQLSELITFRTVFSSFRDRIELEEFTGFIEALERLYPSVHSALNREFVNGHGLLFKWPGTSVDAAAKPTVLMAHYDVVPVDIRENWTHPGFSGHQEGGYVWGRGALDDKGAIVVIMAAIESLINDGFLPTQDLYLSFGNNEETAGDSAAAAAALLAKRGVKPWLVLDEGGAVAVDAFPGLKVPAAVIGVAEKGILDLQLLTRGAGGHASTPPRMGATVRLAQAIMALEETPFPASMPGPIAEMMRRIGKNSGFGLRLVTENLWAFKSLLTQVXGLVGDETRALTRTTVAVTMLEGSKASNVLASTARANANIRIAVXESVESVVEQVRSIIDDATVELTVRSGHDPSPVSSFANEQFALLTRAVAASYPGALVTPYIQTGATDSRHFTTICPAVYRFSPLLMDASDRASLHAVNERVRISSLGSGVVFYRALLQGLG; from the coding sequence ATGCCTATAGGATCAGCCAAAACGATTAATCGTGTAGTGGCGGCAGCTTTGACAGTGGGTGCCGCAGGTACCGCCGCCGTCATGGGTGCGCGGGCGTACCGGGCCGGGGTAGAGACCCCGGTAGGGGATTTCGGTGCAGCGCCGCACCTTGAAGAAAATGGCACAAATTATGCGCAGCTAGCTGCTGACCAGCTCAGCGAGCTGATTACTTTCCGCACGGTGTTTTCGAGCTTCAGAGACAGGATTGAACTGGAAGAGTTCACGGGATTCATCGAGGCGCTGGAGCGGCTTTACCCTAGCGTCCACTCCGCCTTGAACCGCGAGTTCGTCAATGGTCACGGGTTGCTTTTCAAGTGGCCGGGGACCAGCGTGGATGCCGCTGCTAAGCCCACCGTCCTGATGGCGCATTACGACGTAGTTCCGGTTGACATACGCGAGAACTGGACCCACCCTGGTTTCTCCGGACATCAAGAGGGCGGATATGTCTGGGGGCGAGGCGCCCTAGATGACAAAGGCGCCATTGTGGTGATCATGGCTGCTATTGAGTCTTTGATCAATGACGGATTTCTCCCCACACAAGACCTCTATCTCTCCTTCGGCAATAACGAGGAAACGGCCGGCGATAGTGCCGCTGCGGCCGCAGCACTGCTTGCCAAGCGCGGGGTGAAGCCATGGCTGGTGCTTGACGAAGGTGGTGCGGTTGCTGTAGATGCTTTCCCCGGCTTGAAGGTTCCAGCTGCCGTTATCGGTGTGGCTGAAAAGGGCATTCTGGATCTGCAATTGCTCACTCGTGGAGCTGGTGGACATGCGTCCACACCACCGCGGATGGGGGCGACGGTGCGGCTTGCACAGGCCATCATGGCGCTGGAAGAAACCCCGTTCCCGGCCTCGATGCCGGGTCCGATCGCTGAGATGATGCGCCGGATTGGGAAGAACAGTGGCTTCGGACTGCGGCTCGTGACTGAGAATCTGTGGGCTTTCAAGTCGCTTTTGACTCAGGTTNTTGGGTTGGTTGGCGATGAAACCCGTGCACTGACCCGGACAACCGTGGCAGTGACAATGCTGGAGGGAAGCAAGGCGTCGAATGTATTGGCGTCCACAGCACGCGCCAACGCCAACATCCGGATTGCCGTGNGGGAGAGTGTTGAATCTGTGGTGGAGCAGGTGCGCTCCATCATTGACGATGCCACGGTGGAATTGACAGTGCGTTCAGGGCATGACCCTTCGCCCGTTTCATCCTTTGCCAACGAGCAGTTCGCGTTGTTGACCCGAGCTGTTGCAGCATCATACCCGGGCGCTTTGGTGACGCCGTACATCCAGACAGGTGCCACTGACTCTCGCCACTTCACTACCATTTGCCCTGCTGTATATCGGTTCTCACCGCTGCTAATGGATGCGTCCGACCGTGCCAGTCTGCACGCCGTCAATGAACGTGTCCGCATCAGTTCGCTGGGCTCTGGTGTGGTGTTTTACCGTGCGCTACTTCAGGGTCTTGGCTGA